The Musa acuminata AAA Group cultivar baxijiao chromosome BXJ2-2, Cavendish_Baxijiao_AAA, whole genome shotgun sequence genome has a segment encoding these proteins:
- the LOC135604887 gene encoding uncharacterized protein LOC135604887 — protein sequence MSADPVAPAESSAFWQSVQRAQAAVQSLYLILGSLPDAVASSENPAAALLNDEAVAREVSIRLRRHGSGAGDDNLCRWLYDTFQSNDPDLQLVVLTFTPTIAGVYLLRAISREPLAGFEAVLLALYAYETVIRGGDPETVNLPNLANPSVYHEAKAPPKKGAVELDIAVVSPALEPYGTVRSTKRARIVGVALELYYSKISSMPLSSKLAFCEFCMVWAGQDIGTKAEGERSVSGPAGIAPAPAAEHVEEEAVAAAVEAAAAGENGGKEEVGENAAAAENGGKEEDEEKAASAEADENGGKEEVGEKAASAEADENGGKEEVGEKAAAAAAENGGKEEGEEKAASAEADENGGKEEVGEKAVAENGGKEEGEEKAAADETGGKEEVGEKAAAAENSGKEEGEEKAASAADENSGKEEGEEKAAAADENDGKEEGGEKTAAVGADENGGKDEGEAKAAATAADKNGGKEAGEVKAGRIPLPWELFQPIVRIVGHCLLGPANPEELKTTAYAVVERLHWRATHDMNPQEILATRSLLRLGKMGDDTIAEPQISTNSDDYSEEALKMNARLT from the coding sequence ATGTCGGCCGACCCCGTCGCCCCGGCCGAATCCTCTGCCTTCTGGCAATCCGTCCAGCGAGCGCAGGCCGCCGTCCAATCCCTCTACCTCATCCTCGGCTCCCTCCCCGATGCAGTCGCCTCCTCCGAAAACCCCGCGGCCGCCCTCCTCAACGACGAGGCCGTCGCTCGCGAGGTCTCGATCCGTCTTCGCCGTCATGGCTCCGGCGCCGGCGACGACAACCTCTGCCGCTGGCTCTACGACACTTTCCAGTCCAACGATCCCGACCTCCAGCTCGTCGTCTTGACCTTCACCCCCACCATCGCCGGCGTCTACCTCTTGCGGGCCATCTCCCGCGAACCCCTCGCCGGCTTCGAGGCTGTGCTGCTGGCGCTGTACGCGTACGAGACCGTGATCCGAGGCGGGGATCCGGAGACGGTCAACCTCCCCAATCTCGCCAACCCCAGCGTCTACCACGAGGCGAAGGCCCCGCCCAAGAAAGGCGCGGTGGAGCTCGACATAGCGGTTGTCTCCCCGGCTCTGGAGCCTTATGGCACCGTTCGGTCCACCAAGCGCGCAAGGATCGTCGGCGTGGCACTGGAGCTGTACTACAGCAAGATATCGTCCATGCCTCTCTCATCTAAGCTGGCCTTCTGCGAGTTCTGCATGGTCTGGGCAGGCCAAGATATTGGGACGAAAGCGGAAGGAGAGAGATCCGTGAGCGGGCCTGCTGGAattgctcctgctcctgctgctgAGCATGTCGAAGAAgaagcagtagcagcagcagtagaggcggcggcggcgggagagAATGGTGGGAAAGAGGAGGTTGGGGAGAATGCGGCGGCGGCCGAGAATGGTGGgaaagaggaggatgaggagaaggCGGCGTCGGCGGAGGCTGATGAGAATGGTGGGAAAGAGGAGGTTGGGGAGAAGGCGGCGTCGGCGGAGGCTGATGAGAATGGTGGGAAAGAGGAGGTTGGGgagaaggcggcggcggcggcagccgaGAATGGTGGGAAAGAAGAGGGTGAGGAGAAGGCGGCGTCGGCGGAGGCTGATGAGAATGGTGGGAAAGAGGAGGTTGGGGAGAAGGCGGTGGCCGAGAATGGTGGGAAAGAGGAGGGCGAGGAGAAGGCGGCGGCGGATGAGACTGGTGGGAAAGAGGAGGTTGGGGAGAAAGCGGCGGCGGCCGAGAATAGTGGGAAAGAGGAGGGTGAGGAGAAGGCGGCGTCGGCGGCGGATGAGAATAGTGGGAAGGAGGAGGGTGAGGAGAAGGCGGCGGCAGCGGATGAGAATGATGGAAAAGAGGAGGGTGGGGAAAAGACGGCGGCGGTGGGGGCGGATGAGAACGGTGGGAAAGACGAGGGTGAGGCAaaggcggcggcgacggcggcggatAAGAATGGTGGGAAAGAGGCGGGTGAGGTGAAGGCGGGGCGGATTCCGCTGCCGTGGGAGCTATTCCAGCCTATCGTGAGGATCGTGGGGCACTGCCTCCTGGGTCCGGCGAACCCGGAGGAGCTGAAGACCACGGCGTACGCGGTGGTGGAACGGCTGCACTGGAGGGCGACGCACGACATGAATCCGCAGGAGATTCTGGCGACGCGGAGCCTCCTCCGGCTGGGCAAGATGGGAGACGACACGATAGCGGAGCCTCAGATCTCCACCAACTCGGACGATTACTCCGAAGAGGCGTTAAAGATGAATGCACGACTAACGTAG